The genomic segment GTGTAGCGATGACACCAATCTTTTTACCTGTTGTTTGTTGAATTGCTGAAGAAGCTCCGGGCAATATAACTCCAATAACAGGAATATCAAGTTTAGTTTTTACATTTTCGAGTGCCACCGCTGTTGCTGTGTTGCAAGCCATAACAATCATTTTTACATTCTTTGAAAGCAAAAAATTGACCATATCCCAAGTGAAAGCAAGAATCTGCTCACTGCTCCGAGGGCCGTAAGGCGCGCGACGCGTATCTCCGATATAGACAATTTCTTCGTTAGGGAGCTGTCTGAGGAGCTCACGAGCAACGGTCAGTCCGCCGACACCTGAATCTAATAGGCCTATTGGTCGGTTGTCCATTTTTCTTCTCCTTCAAGAGTTAAAGAAGCTGTATATGTTTATCCAGCGTCCTTTTTTGCTACCGATAAAAGTAAACGCTGAGAGAGCTTGGTACAATGTCCCTGCTACTTGCTCAGCGTATACACTTTTACTTATTTTTTCTTTGTGTCGGCTTGTTTTGCTGCAGCACGAATTTGACGAAGAACTTGTTGAACTTGTACTTCGCTTGGCTTACGTCCCATTGAACCCATCATAAGACGCACAGCATCTTCATTAAGTGGCGGGTTATCCATGAGCATTTTTTTAGTTTGTCTTTGTGAGAACCATGTTCCCCCAAAGAAACCAGCCAGAAGGCAGACAACCATAAGCAAGATAGCTAACAATAAGTTCATTTTGAATCTCCTAAATTTGGCGAAACGCTTTCGCCATTGATGACACCTTATTATATCAAAATTTATGTATTTTGTCAGTAGTTTTTGTAATGAAATTTATGTTACTGATGCCTTTTCTAATCTCTGAGTAGCCAGTCTAGTGTGGTTTCTCCCAAATCTGAGATCTCAATGAGATGCTCTATTGATGGAATGAATTGATTATTCTCCATTTCTTCAATAAAATTTGCAGGAACACTAGGTGAAAGAGTCGCTCCAAGCTCTAATTCAGAAAAATTGAGTTCAGTACGAATTTTTTTAATTTTTTCTCCTAGCTTATTGGGAATGTTTGAGTGAGAAAAATCTAAAGATTGATAGGATTTATTTGACATTTCCATGGGATTATCTGGAAAATTACGGACTCTCTGTGATATTTTTCTATTTTTCGAGGAATTTTTTATTTCATTTTCTATCTTGTCCAACAAATCCATATCAGGTTTTTTTCTTAAAAAAAGGATATCTGCTATTAATGTGGCGGGATAGTTTAAATCTTCCGAGAGTTTTAAA from the Lactococcus allomyrinae genome contains:
- a CDS encoding YneF family protein produces the protein MNLLLAILLMVVCLLAGFFGGTWFSQRQTKKMLMDNPPLNEDAVRLMMGSMGRKPSEVQVQQVLRQIRAAAKQADTKKK
- a CDS encoding helix-turn-helix domain-containing protein, yielding MMTTTKEQVSISTRIKQLKAEMRHHRLSILKLSEDLNYPATLIADILFLRKKPDMDLLDKIENEIKNSSKNRKISQRVRNFPDNPMEMSNKSYQSLDFSHSNIPNKLGEKIKKIRTELNFSELELGATLSPSVPANFIEEMENNQFIPSIEHLIEISDLGETTLDWLLRD